The region taatgagggagatctgatgacccttgatttttcatattttctgatttttcatttaattactttattttgtttaattcacaataaatccatttttaatccaaaaaatatgggactttcaccaaaatatttaaatatttttctcttccatattctgaattaaaattattttttggattgattttggtattttcatgaattaattgttttatttttgcatatttttaattgtttaaaaatacttctgactttttaaaaattgtgaatttttttgtccaagttcctttgacctttttgacctaggataaatcacttgcccatttatttggtgttttaaagggatttgaggttttgtccaaattaaaatatattttaattcatttttaatgtgatttttaattgattaaatgtttaaaaattatgttgagccatctttatggtcttgtgatgtttgactttctgtttggcccTTGGTCATGGttggtttgacttttgtttgatcaaaaccattggatttaggggattggtgaaatgtacatttcatctcccaaaatgaatggatggttttgatcagatgaaattcctctatgatcaatttgtgtttctatttcccccttcctcttcatctttatccctattctttcccatttccctcatttgaccaatgaaatctctaatgtctaaatgctaattgattcatcaatgaccttgtgtcagatgaatcaatacaagtatgactgagataagtccctcccattttcttttagtgtgtgatatgttttaggagtttggttctttgtaccaaatctctaacatgtattaacacctatatttttattgcccgacctcagatagttgtgacttctacataagtccaattacgatttcttaacatagagctaaatttgacccttaaggcataacattttagtaagtgagattgtaagtctctcattcttcatggcattgtgtggagacttgacattttttcatttcatgagagctagtggcatacttgttgaattatccaagttggagtccttctcatggaagatgtcttggtttaaggattcatacttgtgaatgaatggttgagtgttctccaaagaatgacttaattaattaaaacttAACACTAACCTTTGACTAATATTTGGATAACTgttgactaactcttattcattatgtttttactttcaagtcatttactttatgcaatttaaatttcagtcataTATCATccatttccatttacatttcatgcaacttgtttatgttccaagtcattttcactttgctcacttgagccatatcttgtgattgtatatatttgtttgtgtgtttttattttgtttgtggtcttaggaccttaaaacacttaataacaacaaaaactctaaaaaacatttggtggactattggaatttgatctgagctttggacttagaattaggaagcattccctgtgctaaaggacttggccaataccaacattttgagactgagctatctttgatAGTGACTgtcatctgatgcaagacttgAGGATTTCTTTGATTCATTTGTTACTTGGTCTctatgcttaattgttattttgttttggTCTATGTCTGATGCTTTattttgagttgatcaaggaatatttcatctgatacactagaagacaatgaagactgctagaTATTGGAGTGCctgcttggatgtggctatctttatctgatgccttgatcttcatgatgtctggatattgctcattgcttattgcttgattaaagtccaaaggaaaatgggtttctatatgacattcttgtctgttggattgcatcccattggttagatcttttcaactcttaacttttaaatttatgcttaggatagcctcttcatctcctcccacttcttaaatttctaaacttctccctcttttcaaaaatcttatttgcttgttttctaacttagacatgttttaacaattagaaactttggccttatgccattgaatttttaaaccttttcttaaatcaaacttgtaaataaacttaaccatattgatcttaaatttcaaaagacaaaaaagaactaaAAACCCCATTCAAAACTCTGGCCTTTTGTGCCCTTTTActtaaactttttttaaaaaatcaattcatcaactcatttgaaatttttaccacgaactacgaggttttgatccctcattttatgttggtacataggcacaagaccgaagattttgtcaaacacaaaaatataatcaatgaattcttttctcatccccacactctttatattaccaaacatcatttataccccaaaacatatgcacacaaaaaagggatctctaggagtacctaggacactttggatgctaacaccttcccgctatgtaaccaaccccttacctataatctctggaattttattagttttgatttgaaaacttattaaCTTTGGcttttgttcgtacttttcccttttcctttgggaacaataaaagcgcggtggtgactctggttttattgacgttaagcttatccatagcttgatggtcatgaatttattGTTACACTCTCCCTTTCAAAACAAGGTTCCAAGATGACATATTCTTCGTGTCACAGATTGGAAATCCCAATTTGCCATTGAAAGGATGTTACCATTTCCTCGTTAGAATACAAGGATACAAAGGCCTTTATCTTAATGCGTTTTCCACCCTTTCCCACTAACTCCTGATAAGAACAAGAATAACATGAATGTTACTATAAAATACGTCTGAGTCTCATCCCTCCCGAGTCCCAACCCATAATATTGAAAGTGCAACTACCCACATGGGCATTACAAAAAAAAGTCAAGAACAAAATGAAAGAAGAGAATCATACCTGTAACTATGATTATGAACTTGGAAGACGCGCTTTACACCCATAAAAAATCCTGGATCTATGAAAAACGATTGAGACGAAAAAAGATTAGAAGAAAAATACATAGGTTTTTTTATGAACAAGGAAGTCTAGTTGTATGGAAACCTACCCCCGTCTAAGCATCCCAACAATTACAAATAATGGGAAAAATCCTTTGTATTTTTTACATGTGTAAGGAGTAAGGCCAAATTTGGATTCCCAAAAAGGAACATCATCAAATGCGTTGAATGGAATACACGTTTTTCCCAATTAATGCTTCACTCTCTCTCATTTGACCGATGTTCAAATTCTTTCAATTGATTGATGTTCAAATACCCATTACTGACACGTGGGTTGCACCACTAACACCTGGAAGAATCCCTTAAGACCAACCACACAAAGGCGAAACCTCACATTTGAAGTCTCACATGAGGGAATCAACTAAGTTTCGCCTAAGAGACTCAACTAAGTCTCGCATGAGGGACTCAAATGAGTCTTGTCAGGGAGACTCAATTAAGCCACTAGAGATGAAGGTGAGAATAAATCTTCGACTGACCTCTCAGGGAAGAACCAAAGTTTAATAAGGGGTTAAAACAGTCTGGCATCTACGAGCCCTTGTGCTTAAGGGGCTATGTAGTGGTATAATTAGAAGGGATCCTCACAATGATGCAAAGGTATACACTTCACCCATCGTTCTTATCAAGTTTTTTATTTTATTGGCTCGAGCGTCCTCTCTCGGATAAGGAGTCCCTTTAGCGTATACGTCGCAAAGACCCTTAGAGTCTCCACCCATAACGACGATCGTGTGCTAAACGAGTATTGAGTCATCAAATGTTACAAGGAAGGCGTGAGATTATATTACACTTCCTAGATTTCAGGGAACTAACCATCAATTCCTGTAGTAGTTGCTACATAATAGGAAAACTCGGTTCATGGCCTAGGGAACTATGAATACATCAAAGTCATGATACATAAGGGGGACTATAACATAAAAAATTGATAACAATATTATCCTTTCTCCTCACTTGAGCTACTCTCAATATCACAACAACCCTTAATCACTAGGAGTTGTCACGTATTGAGACTTTTAGCAAGTATAACAATCCTAAAGGGGAAATTTCCTCTTCTCCAGCCAAACCCATTCCAAATTTTCCTCATCCATGAGATCCTCTAACTTGTCAGCGTCTTCACTTGGACTCCATGCAATATCCAAAATTCCAGTAATCTTTATAAAGTCTAAAGAAGAACTCCTTAAGTCTAAAGGATATACCTCTAGGAATTATGGGTTTATCACTTAGGTTAGGGATGAGACATCACTTGTTTCATCATAAGTCAATAAGTCTACAAAGGGAATGTTTAGCTTTCCAATATTGGCTACAATTAGAAATAAACGGAAGCAACTGAAAAGGAAAAGAAAGACAATGTTACCTTGAGAGTATTTGTGAAGTTTAATTTCAATGAATGAAAATAGACCCACTAAAGATTCATATATGTTGCACGAAAAAGGAGAAGATTAAAGAAAGAAGGAAGATCGCCGAAAAGTTAAGATCACATAAAAGATTGGAAGTATGGAAATCAGTAGTAAAAGAAGCGAAAAGAGAAACTTACTACATTCCATTAATTTATAGGAAACCATGGGAGTTTGAATCAACGATCACGAGTCATTGTGATATCAAAAGACGCGATTACAATCTATGTTCAACCTTGATTCCTTAACAACACTCGAGTGCACTCAAGTGTTAGAGTAATGTCTCCCCCTCGTACCCTTGAGGTCTAGGGCCACATGAAATACTTTCTCTTTGAAATGCTTCAGTTACAAGACACAAATTCAATTCACATGTTCCTAAGACTACTAAACTCACCACCAGCCTCTTCCCAACACAGGGAGCCTCCCAAGGTCTCGAAACATCGAAGAAGAATTTTCTCAAAGCTGATCTCATCCATTCTACAATAATCATAACTTTATGTCCGACAGCAAGGACTAGAGAAAAACTGCTCTAACCCGGTCATACGACTCAATAAGACTGATACAATTTAAAGGTTTAATCCAACAATTCACCCGTTTGAACGTAGACCCTTAATAAGGAACATCACACCGGAGCCAGGCACCACAATCATCTCAACAATTGTAATCAATCCAACGATCTTTCGTATTTCACACCGCTTTCACTAGAGACGGTTCAACTATCGTCCATATAATGATTTTGCTTCACACTAAGACATAATTTATTTTATTCTTGCCAATTACATTTCTCTAACATCACTAACTTAAGTTTTGGAGTGCTAACCTTGCATATGCACTCCCTTTCTCACCTATCAGAAACTCTCATCGCCGTACTTGAGAGATTCAACGGCGGACTTCATAAACACTTCAAGAGTAATATAAAGATGATAAAGTAAAAATGTTAAAGCAAAGAGTAAAATAAAGATGTTTGTGATTTAAAAGAGTATTTCAGATCGTAGAAATTTTTATTtcaaagtttttttttttaaaattttagaaaTGAGAAAAGGAAAATTCTAAAATTAAAAGTTAACTAACTAAATGTGGCCTTGGCCCTGCCCATACATGCAGAAGAGCAGCCAAATGTGTTGTTTTGCAAGTTTTTATCTCATGCTCATATATTTCTGGAATTGAAATTCTGAAAAATCTTgtacaaaaaaaaacaaatttgAAAATATTACATCACATCACACAATATACATGTTCTTGGATAGATTGGATTAATTTAAACTGTTACACTTGGCTTCGCACGTAGCACTTCAACAACAAGTGCTTACCAATATTCTCTTCACTAAAATCTTGATGTTTCTCAATTTCTCCTTTTAACACAACAAATAAAATCGATTGAATCAAAACTTATTAGGATCATGCAATTGTCCACTCATTCCGTAGTTAGCTATTAGTCACACTCCACTTTACTCCTTATTCCTTCCCCTCAACTTATATTCTTCATTCTTTCCCTCCCTACATGTATATTGAGCTTCTATTTCAAatcttgtttatgtttcaagttTACTCTTTCCTTCAACCGAATATATTCTTATCTTTCCAATTCAACTGCCACCACCCTTTTCCAATAGCTCTAGAATCAGAATCAAATATGAACCTCAAACGATTGTATATCAAAATCCAAAGCATTGATTCCATTCTATGAGTTGAAGTTATAATAGCCTTTGTTTAAAAGTGATGCCAATTATATAACACACACCAACATCAATCCCATGTTTTTTATTCTACTTACTTGATTATGGAAAGAAGGGTTCTTGATGGTATCATTAATAGGTTGCTTGATGTTAGAGGAAGACCTGGCAAACAGGTTCAGCTTTCAGAGGGAGAAATTAAGCAACTTTGTATGGTTTCTAGAGATATCTTCTTGAAGCAGCCTAATCTGTTGGAACTTGAGGCACCAATTAAGATTTGTGGTAATCCATTTTTCAACCACATGTTCTTTGTTTTCTATAGATACTGCATAatctttttatttatatttatatgaaAATACTAGTATTGGTGCCAAAACAAATATTTTGTTTACTAAGACTATATTGGAGGCGTCCGCTACGACGCTTTTATGCGGACGCTAATATAGACTTAGCGTCCGTTTTATGCAACGGACGCCTCTTAGCATATGCATTAAATCCATTGGCTAATATGTTGCTTCATTTCACTAGGAGATATCCATGGTCAATATTCAGATCTATTAAGCCTATTTGAGCATGGTGGATTCCCTCCTCGTTCGAACTACTTGTTCTTAGGCGACTATGTAGACCGCGGAAAACAAAGCTTGGAAACAATATGTCTTCTTCTAGCTTACAAAATCAAATATCCTGAAAACTTCTTCCTTCTGAGAGGAAACCATGAATGCGCTTCGATAAATCGTGTCTATGGATTTTACGACGAATGTAAAAGGAGATTCAATGTAAGAGTATGGAAGATATTTTCAGACTGTTTCAACTGTTTGCCGGTCGCGGCTGTTGTTGACGACAAGATTATATGTATGCATGGTGGACTGTCACCTGAATTGCATAGTTTGAAACAGATAAGTAATTTGCCTAGGCCGAGTGAAGTTCCTGAAAGCGGTCTTTTATGCGATCTTCTGTGGTCTGATCCTAGTAAAGATGTTCAAGGTTGGGGAGTTAACGAACGCGGCGTTTCGTTTACTTTTGGTGCAAGTAAGGTTGCGGAGTTTCTTCGTAGGCATGATCTTGATTTGATTTGCAGAGCTCACCAGGTTTTGCAGACTCGTTTTCGTAATCTCGATTTACGTATCGATTTAGTCTTTATAAAATCGAGAAAAATTAACTTGCTTGTGTATTGTTTTTTTGTATAGGTTGTTGAAGATGGATATGAGTTTTTTGCTAATAGACAACTTGTGACAGTTTTTTCTGCTCCTAATTACTGTGGAGAGTTTGACAATGCTGGAGCAATGATGAGTGTTGATGAAACACTTATGTGTTCTTTTCAGATATTAAAAGCTGTGGATCATAAAATGCCTAAGTTTGGTTTTAGGAGTGCCACTTCATTCAAGGTTAGTCATCCTACAAAAAATCTTGATTTTTCAGTTTAATCCTGAATTGATACATATTTAGTCGAATAACAAAGGTTCTAAAATACGGTCTGTAACCGCTAAAACGGCCACGACAAAATGGTATCAAAATGTGCATATACTGATACTAAAACTATGGTTAATTCACATCGCGACCACTATAGTCAGTATTGCAACATCTATACCAACTGAAACAGCAAAAATCTTTATGCGACCGCTACGTTATTTAAAACCTATAAACTCCAATGCTATCTGAATTTGTCTAAGATGTTTGTCATCTTTCATTTATATGCAGAAGGCATTTCTTGGGGCTAAAGTAAGAGCTGATTGAGGTGCTAACATCACTAAAGTTTGGAACATAGATAAAAATTGACTACGAAAAAGTTATATCTTTGTTCACTAAAATATGAAGGAAGACTATAACTGTCAATTTTGAAGAACACAGGAAAACTATCTATGGTTTAACTTTCAAGTATTGTTGAATGTTTTCGTCCACAATGCTGCTAAGACAAACGGAGGTTTCGCGTTATTTTCTTTAAGTTTTTTGTGTGAGAGAGTTTGTTAATGCTTCTTCAATTCATATCTCTGGTTGTATGACAATGGCAGCATTATAATGGCGTATTTTAACTA is a window of Lathyrus oleraceus cultivar Zhongwan6 chromosome 6, CAAS_Psat_ZW6_1.0, whole genome shotgun sequence DNA encoding:
- the LOC127094506 gene encoding serine/threonine-protein phosphatase PP1, with protein sequence MERRVLDGIINRLLDVRGRPGKQVQLSEGEIKQLCMVSRDIFLKQPNLLELEAPIKICGDIHGQYSDLLSLFEHGGFPPRSNYLFLGDYVDRGKQSLETICLLLAYKIKYPENFFLLRGNHECASINRVYGFYDECKRRFNVRVWKIFSDCFNCLPVAAVVDDKIICMHGGLSPELHSLKQISNLPRPSEVPESGLLCDLLWSDPSKDVQGWGVNERGVSFTFGASKVAEFLRRHDLDLICRAHQVVEDGYEFFANRQLVTVFSAPNYCGEFDNAGAMMSVDETLMCSFQILKAVDHKMPKFGFRSATSFKKAFLGAKVRAD